The genomic DNA TCAAAACATACTGCAGTGAACAGATATTATGTTGCAGCTTAAGGTGAACATGTCACAGGACGCATCCAGCAACAGCCAACAAGAAACACAAGGTGAATGACTTGAACTATACCCTAACAATTTAGCAGCAAGGTGAGtcagtttgtttctttttttaaaaaaaatcttaattattttttattgtaaCAGAAGTGAAAACAAGCTTGCGTGAGAAAATAGAAGGGATTCCAGTTGGTTACCTGGCAGACAGCAGCATGTGCAGCCCGGCATTTGATCCCTATGCTCAACAAGCTAGGTCTACAGATGGCACTGAAGAATCCTCTGTGCAACTCTTGGCCAGTGATGAAGAGAAGACCCTCAGTTCTTACATCATAGCAATCGAAGAGGATGACGATGACGTAGAGTTTGTTCAAGAAAGCCAGCAGGAGCCAACAGTGAGTGCTTCAGATGGCTCGAGTCTCAGCAAGCTGCAAACATTAGCCAACACCTTTGAAAAAACCGCTGCTCTTAACAAAGTTTCAGACAGTGCGTCTCATAGCATTTCTAAAGAAACTACCACAGAAAGATTAATTTGTCACATATGTGACAGGACATTTTCCCACAAGGTTACTTTAACAATCCACATGCAATCACACAAGTCAAACTTCTGTGGTGTCTGTAAGAAGAGTTTTCCTGACAAAGATGCGCACATATGCGACCCTTCCGCTGGCCCTGACGGGGACGGTAGGTTGTGTCCAGTGTGTGGAAAGAAATTTGCAAATCCATCAGCTCTGAGGATTCACAGCGTTGTCCACACTGGTGAGAAACCGTACAGCTGCAACATGTGTGGAAAACGATTTTCTCAGAAAGGCAATTTAAAATGTCATCAACGTGTTCATACAGGAGAAAAGCCATATCATTGTGTTAAATGTGGAAAGAGCTTCTCCCAAAAGATCAGCCTCAAACAGCATTTAATGGCACCCCACTGTGTTGAGAATGACAAACCCACATGAAAACTGGAGCTGAATGATCTctgtaaattcttttttttaaaaaaacatgcattACATCTTATAAATGAAGTTCTACTTCTAATGCATATAATGGCAGTTATATTTGAGATTCGTTTATCTGTTGTATTCATTTTAACATGACAGTTGAATTTGGATTAAGATTGGGATGTTctgatttctttttaataaaaagggaTGTTTTTACTCGATTCAAATTTTATTTCATACAAGTTATTACACTCAGACATGCAGGTGTGCATGAAAAGGGGCAGCTTTATAAATAACACTTCAGATCAATATGAATTAATCCCACTTTTAAGTCGGTACCAATACATTTCTCATTACATAGACATCTGTTTCTTAAACAgaagcaaatatttaa from Takifugu rubripes chromosome 5, fTakRub1.2, whole genome shotgun sequence includes the following:
- the LOC105416463 gene encoding zinc finger protein 239-like isoform X2, encoding MLSAMANRSDLHSQLTAIVQTMAKSVLSQVCKVVEEDSAELRLELSRLLVVNSTLADKVNSLESELTNVRKTNQPQFRQSQRSIGVQTVSTTDGDACVSTSPTIAGIFGKDWCMNLWKDGEPYSQDNVPESPQSSYKLKVNMSQDASSNSQQETQDGTEESSVQLLASDEEKTLSSYIIAIEEDDDDVEFVQESQQEPTVSASDGSSLSKLQTLANTFEKTAALNKVSDSASHSISKETTTERLICHICDRTFSHKVTLTIHMQSHKSNFCGVCKKSFPDKDAHICDPSAGPDGDGRLCPVCGKKFANPSALRIHSVVHTGEKPYSCNMCGKRFSQKGNLKCHQRVHTGEKPYHCVKCGKSFSQKISLKQHLMAPHCVENDKPT
- the LOC105416463 gene encoding zinc finger protein 570-like isoform X1; the encoded protein is MLSAMANRSDLHSQLTAIVQTMAKSVLSQVCKVVEEDSAELRLELSRLLVVNSTLADKVNSLESELTNVRKTNQPQFRQSQRSIGVQTVSTTDGDACVSTSPTIAGIFGKDWCMNLWKDGEPYSQDNVPESPQSSYKLKVNMSQDASSNSQQETQEVKTSLREKIEGIPVGYLADSSMCSPAFDPYAQQARSTDGTEESSVQLLASDEEKTLSSYIIAIEEDDDDVEFVQESQQEPTVSASDGSSLSKLQTLANTFEKTAALNKVSDSASHSISKETTTERLICHICDRTFSHKVTLTIHMQSHKSNFCGVCKKSFPDKDAHICDPSAGPDGDGRLCPVCGKKFANPSALRIHSVVHTGEKPYSCNMCGKRFSQKGNLKCHQRVHTGEKPYHCVKCGKSFSQKISLKQHLMAPHCVENDKPT